Genomic DNA from Sphaerodactylus townsendi isolate TG3544 linkage group LG14, MPM_Stown_v2.3, whole genome shotgun sequence:
GTGCAGGGTGATtctgcacccccacgtgaccagaagccctgtgcctgggggcatgtgaccccacatgtccctttggcaggtacgcccctgcagaCATCAGAGAACTTCAACCAACACTGTGATAGGTTAGGAATATAGAAGATTAAGAATCTTTGGTGAGATGGGAACAATGTATGTATTTAAGCTATTTGATCTCATATGCTGTTCATTGATGAAGCCCATGAGGTTTAGAATTATTAGCAAATTCTGTCCAGACACATTCAGAAACATGATCCACCAGCAACAGTCTAAAGTGGGTTGCAGCCAGAAAATCTTCACCAAGTAATTTGTTCCTTTACTTAGAATGTTTGTATTCTGCCTCTTCAGAAACTTGTTCAAggttatatatattatatatgtgtgtctgtgtgtgtgtctctgtgtgtataacacaaatatataaacaaacaaatataatatataaatatataatatgtaaatgtaatcaaataaatataaacaaaatatataaacaaataaacaacaacaaattaagcAAACAGCCAACACAATAACGATAAAAAGAATTGATCAGTAATAAAATTCTCCCAGTGAACATGCATATAAAGCCAGCTGGCAACAAGACCACAACACCATTTCAACAGCATACAACAatcttaaaagcaaaaaaaataccaTTTTGAAAAAACCAACAGATGGTAAAACCAGACCAAGATGATagatctgtggtggtgaacctttggcactccagttgttatggcactacaattcccatcagccccttccagcatggccaattgcccatgctggcaggggctgatgggaattgtagtccataacatctggagtgccaaaggttcgccaccactgtgatagatcataaaaataaaaattattaaagttAGTTACAAAGAGAGGTGAACAGAAGGTTTATTGAATTGGACCAACCTATTCTTTACTACCAAGAACATCACCAGTCCCTCCATCAGGGCTGCACAACCCATAGGCAGACAGTTgtggattgttttatttattttctaggcCACTCTTCCCTAAGAGATCTCAGGATGGTTTATAaccatataaatatattaaatgataaaaccaataaaacaatcacttCAGCGCCATTTAAAATTGAGGGCTAAAACAACCACTGACCCATATACCAATTCTGGATCTGGCTGGTTTATTGACCACCTAACACATCAGCTGATACCCTGGCAAGGCTGAAGATCAAAtaactctagaacaggggtagggaacctttaacactcaaagagccatttggacccgttttccacgggaaaagaaaacacttggagccgcaaataatttttgacatttaaaataaagataacactgtatatattgggttttttttacctttactccgGGCCATTCTTGAGAAGCGCATGCTGATGCGTCCGTCCAATTTGCCGTGCCTGCACgggcggcaaggatggggctaaCGGCTCGGCCCTCGCAGGCCGCCGGGAGTTCTCACTCGGCCCAATGGGGCAGGTGTTTAGAGGGGAAGTCCCAAGCGACGCCGcccccagccggccgtgggcagttggtgcgcccaccctgctgcctacagggcgggcaaggatggggccagcggctcggctcgtggagccgcagtgcaagggcagaagagccgcatgcggctctcgagccgcaggttccctacccctgctctagaagactCACACAAGAGaaagtcaattggccatgctggaaggggctgatgggaattgtagtccataacatctggagtgccaaaggttcgccaccacggcaatagatGCTGCTACAGAAAGGAGACACACCACTGCCCCCAGGTATTTTCTCCACATCACTAGTCCACTTtgttgtgtgtatgtgaagtggcatcaagttgcagctggacTTAATGGCAACCcactgggattttcaaggcaagagtctaacagagatggtttgccattggcttcttcTTTATaatgtccctggacttccttggtggtctcccatccaagtattaaacagggccaaccttgcttagcttctgagatctgatgagatcaagctagcctggtccCTCCAGGTGAGGGCATCTATATTAAGCTTGAGTTATTCCCCCCATTGATGGTCAAAATGATACCAGAGGTACTGTTACAAAGAATACTGTAATACAATCTGGCATTAAGGAGGCAAAGTTTTGGTTTCAGGATTCTTATGACAAGCCACAATGAAAGGAATAAGGCACAATTCCATCTACACAGTTTGGTGGCACCATGTTACCACATCCTggttgtggaaagggccacagcaCTGCAGAAATTTGTGATTCCCCGATTGTCAAAGGTTTATAAACTAGTGTTGgcgttaagtgctatcaagtcacttctaactAATGGAAACCTattaattaatgacctccaaaacaagCTACTATTGAATGCCTTGCACAGACTGAGGACCATAGCTTCCTTCACTGACagaaacattattaaaacaaacagaaacatcaatgaaaggaataagaacaaaatcaagggccccttccgcacacgcaaaataatgcgttttcaaaccactttcacaactgtttgcaagtggattttgctattccgcacagtttcaaagagcactgaaagcagtttgaaagtgcattattctgcatgtgcggaatgagccaaagtgaagGCCAGCGCTGAATAGAACTGTAACTCAAACCAGTACTCTGTCCCACTGGATTGGTTCTTCATTTGCAGATGAGACTCTTGGAAGTTCTCAGCAAACACCAGGTTCAGAGTCGCAGTGATGGGTGTCCATTTTATTTGCAGTGATAGTGATGGGTATCCATTGTATTTCACTAAGAGGAATACTCACTGCttgcccaccccccaaaacccatTATGACCTGATCATACTATTATAGGGTCCTTGCTCTGtggctgcaggaggtggaaagAGAGCTGGGCATTGGATCCAGAATCCACTGATGTCACCTTGTTCACTAGAAAATCTGCATCAGATGAGCAAGGCACCCCTTGAACAAAGCAGAGACTCTATTCCCTTTGAatcgtaggctcattccgcacatgcagaatcatgcactttcaaactgctttcagtgctctttgaagctgtgcagaatagcaaaatccacttgcaaacagttgtgaaagtggtttgaaaacgcattattttgcgtgtgcggaaggggccgtagagaATTGGATGGTTGTTAGCACTGACAACAATCCCAAGGTTCCTTTTTCTAAGCCAGAAACCTGCTTTATTTTGTCTCAATGAAGAGCATTGTATTTGTCTCTCTCGACTTTAATTTCCCTAGTTTCAGCACAGCTGCCCCATCTtatcaaaataattttaatattatTCCTATCTTTTGAGGTATTAGCCATCCTAGCCAGTTTTGTTTTATCTGCAGATTTGCAAGGATTCCCTCCGCCTCTGCAACCAAGCCATTGGTATAGTATTGAAGTGTATCAGGTTAACCAAAGCCCTGTGGCACCTCACTCAAGACCTCCTGACTGATGAAGTACCATTGACGGGCATTTTTTTCAGCACTATTCCCCAACCAGCTGCAATTATATTGGACAGAGCAATCATTTAGCCAATGTCTAAGTGGTATGCTGcttaacaaaggctcattccgcacatgcagaataatgcactttcaaactgctttcagtgctctttgaagctgtgcggaatggcaaaatccacttgcaaacagttgtgaaagtggtttgaaaatgcggaaggggccatagatttgtCCAACACTTTTCTGCAAACAAGGCACAGTGAAGTGCATCCACAGAAAAAAggtatttattgaaaacattataAGCCCACCTTTGTCCCTGGCAACTGGAATCCAAGGTGAATGACAACAGTAACACAAATGTTTAAGACAATGAATTATAAAAGCTCTCAGTGGGAACCTTATGAATGACATTACCACAGATTCCGGGGCCCTGAAAGCCAaatttgttctattttttaatgtttgattgtggtgtttatttctttatttgcacCTTCTTGTAAGCCACGAAGTGCGCTTCTATAGCAGCATCAGTCCATTCAAAACCAACCGATTGGATTAACCTAACACTGGACCATACTTCCCGAGTGCTCGTGAAGCAAAAGATTCCAATAGAAAACGTAAAAAGATTGAAATAAATAAGATGCAAAATATAATACCTTAGATTTAAGTACTGTTTTTGCATATTCAAAGTACTTCACGCACATTATGTGATTTGTACACTTGCAAAGACCTTTTAGGGGTGGCGGTgacagaagagaagaggaagtggTTTAGGTGAGATTTGAACTGGAGTCTTTCTGAACATAGCTCTGAACACAGCCATTATGCTACAGCAGCTCCTTTACATATAACACAGCATGACATACAGAGCTGCCAAGACACCCTACAAATTATGTTCCAGGTGATGAAATTCTGTACAATGGGAGATCCTTAGCTCAAGAATTTGGAGGTTCAAATCAGTAATAGAGCACATCTTTCGTTTGCAGTGTTagtccctggaatctccagttttCTGAAGGGTAGTCCTCACATAACCCACACATACTTAAGTTTGACCCACTGGGCCTGTTTGTGTTCCTTTACACCACATTTCAATACACAATGGCAAGAGCTGGAGAGTGCTTGAAGCAGTCAGCCTGTGAGAAGAAGCAATGGGCTATTCTCTTCTGCCTTGGAATGACTTCTTCTGCATaaactgctgccgtagttttatagttttaaggctttgtatttttaatggggttattcgatttgttttattgtattgttgtttgttgtgcactgccctgagccctttgggggtagggcggtttaccaaatcgaataaataaataaataaacaaacaaacaaacaaacaaacaaacaaataaattaaaaaaataaagtagaGCCGGAAGTCATTGCCAAGGAAGACAATAAATGAAGATCTAGATTAAGGATAGGTTTATTCTCTGCAAAGTTTGGATTTTATGCTTATATATGCAGAATCCAAGCTTATTAATTTCAAGTTACTTTGAAGTAAAGATTGAAGCCATATTGTAGAAAGGCCACATGGGTAAATCACAAAAGGAAGTCCTTTCAGCTGCCTGAATGGACACATAAGGGATCAGCCCAACACAGCCCAACACATTCCCTCAAATAACAGCAATAGAGCAAGATATAGAGCTTTCAGGGAAACTTTTTCAAGGGAAATAGAAAACCAAGCTTTCCAGACTGCCCTTTGACTGGAAGCGTTTTCAAGTGATATGTTATGATTTAATGGATTTCTTACTGTTCTTGATTTTATTGATAAGCCTTTTCAGCACAAATTAACGGACTGTAAAATCTGTTACATTCCTAGAACAATCTGCAAATTCATTTCTATTAATAATTTATTGGAAATGTATGTTGCACCAAAATGTCTTAAAATTGACAAAGATAGCTCACCTGGTTGCTGGCTGAATCCCCATTAAAACTCTCTGTATCTTCAGCACTGAGGAAAGGGTCCCTTATTTCACAAGTCTGCTGAATAGGCAGAGTATCGGAGGAGGTACCCTTTGGAAAGTCAAAATTGCTCTTCCGAGAGTCTGCTGTCAGAGAAAAGTCATGACAGTAGGAGTGAAGGAAAGCTTGGACCCCGCTGATTCCTACAAATTGGGAAACTGGGACGCCACTGAAATTCACACTCCCGGAATCACACAACTGAGAACTCCTCCATCTATGAAGTCTGAGTGCCAGCAACGCAAGGAGGAAAACGAAAAACAAGCAGGAGACAAAAGCCACAGCAACCACCAGGTAGAAGGTGAGGTTCAACTGGGGGTCTGCTGGAGCTGAGATGCTGCTAATATCAGATAAGCTTTCAGAGATGCTGTTAGCCAGCACCACCATGACTGTGACGGAGGCAGAGAGACAGGGTTGTCCATTGTCCTTCACTAAAACCACCAGGCTTTGCTTGAGAGCATCCTTGTCCAGAAAGAAACGGGCTGTCCTGATCTCTCCAGTATGGAGTCCTATACTGAACAGACCAGGCTCTGTGGCCTTGAGTAATTGATAGGAGAGCCAGCCATTCTGGGCAGAGTCTGCATCTACTGCCACTACCTTCATGACCAGATATCCAGGCTCAGAAGAGTGGGGCGCCAGTTCTAATCCAGTTGAGCCATCATTGGGAGTTGAAGGGTATAAGATTTGGGGGGAGTTGTCATTCTCATCTAAAATGAAGAGAGTTACGGAGACATTGGAGCTGAGTGGTGGGGAGCCTCCATCTTGGGCCTTGACCAGGAAGTTAATTTCTCTAAACTCTTCATAATCAATGGAGCTCAAGGCATAAATAATCCCACTTTCAGAATTaatggagaggaaggaaggaaggagaaaattatCCACCTGATTTTTTACAATGGAATACGTTATTCTGGAGTTCTCCGCCCAGTCTGGATCACTTGCCTTGAGTGAGAAGACAGAAGCACCTCTTTGGTTATTCTCCATGAGGTAGGAAATATAGGATGGTtgagggaagaggggagggttGTCATTTGTATCTAaaatttggagtggaatgataATGGAAGTAGAAAGAGAGGGTGTCCCATGGTCTGTGGCTGTGATTGTGATGTTGTAAGCAGTCACCTTTTCTCGGTCGAGGGCTCTGTTGATCACTAAACTGTAGTAACTACCATAGGATTTTGTCAATTGGAAAGGGAGGTTACTGGGAACAGAACATACAACTTCGGCATTTGGGGCTGAGTCCTGATCTTGCACATTTAAAAGAGCTATTGCAGTCCCTGGAGGGGAATTCTCAGGGACCATGTTGATGACGGATGTTATTATCACTTCTGGTGCATTATCATTTACATCAGTAACAAATATCACAACTTTTGACTTGTCAAACAACTCCCCTCCATCATGGACCTGGGCTTCCATTTCATATTGCGTACAGTCCTCGTAGTCTAAGTTTCCTGCAAGAGTTATTTCTCCTGTGTTAGAATCTAGGTGGAATATTTGGGAGGCTTTTGTAGTGATTTTTATGAATGAATACTTCACTTCCTTGTTTATCCCTTCATCCAAGTCAGTGGCTTTTAATGTGACCACCATAGTTCCTATAGAAACATCTTCTCTAACGCTGACTTCATAGAGATGTTGGCTAAAAACAGGTGGGTTGTCATTAGCATCTAGAACAATCACCTGAATCTGAACTGTCCCAGTCCTGACAGGATTTCCCCCATCGTATGCTGTGAGAACTAGATTAAAATCAGCTTCTTCCTCATGGTCCATGGGCTTTTCCAGCAGTAATTCAGCATACTGTCTGCCATCAACTGTTGTTTGCATGTTGAGGGAAAAATAAGTGTTGCTACTGAGCCCGTAACCTTGAAGAGAATTATTCTCTAAATCAGGATCTTGAGCTTCGTACAGTGGAAACAGGGATCCTGGTGGAGTTAACTCACTGATTTTGAGCTCCATTTTCTCTGAGTGGAATCTGGGAGCATTATCATTAATGTCTGTGATTTCGACTCTGACGCCATAAACTTTCATTGAGTCCCCAATTATGATCTCAAAATCCAGGAAGCACTTTTCCATCCATCCACAGATCTCCTCTCTGTCTATTCTTTCTGTGGTATACAAATGGCCATTcttgtaatttaaaacaaaatactgGGTCCTACCTGAGGAGAAAATGTGGACTCCGTGGTGTGAGAGCTCCTTTATTTCCATCTTCAGGTCTCTGGCAACGTTCCCCACCAAATaacctttttctgtttcctcagGAATGGAGTAGTGAATCTGCCCAGTAACCACTCGCCAAACACTCACAAAAATTAAGCAAAAGACAGCTTCCATTTTGCAGTTCCGATGAAATGTTGTCAGTGCCGGTCCTGTTTGCTTCAGGCTCATGGAGGTGTATGTAATCCCCTGACGAGGAGATGCACAAGGGGCTTATTTCAGCTTGATCTGGATGTGTcagaaacagttttttaaaaccttCCAGACAGCCTTTGTACTTAACGCTGTCTGTATTCTAATAATACTctaaatttaaaataacattcctCAGTATTTTCCGATTCAGTGCAAGTGTGATCTTTCCTCAGGGTTTTCTGCTATTTAGGAAATTGTCTGGGAAGGCTGAATTTCTCACCGCAATCAGTGCTAAGGCTTGGCTGGTGAACAGCGACACCCAGCGTCTCAGGTGATAATTTTAGCAAACGATTGGTCAAAACTCAGTGTCAGACTCTCACTCTTGTATGGGAAATTTGTACCCATTTCGCTTTATGACTGTAGTTCATTTCTTTGTCAAGAAAAATTGATTGCTCTCTGTCTTGAATATGGTTTTGTGCTAAACAGCCAATCACCTGCAAACTAGTAACTCCAAAGTAGATGCACAATAGTAACTGCAAAAGCCTTGGAACATCATGGTAAATTATTCTTGACATTTCTATAGGCATTAAGCATTTTCCATCTGGCTTTTAAATGCTCCAGCCCTTATCTAAAGATACACAAATTCTGCAGCCTTTGCACAGATGCCAGTGTTACAAACACTGGCCACTTTCTATGGGGTTGAGGGGTGAGAAAGAGAAGCTTGTGTTTTGAGGGGAGAGCAGGATGCATAGGATccattagttttaaaaaaagatttatagtttaagaagaagaagagtttggatttatactctaatTTTCTCCCCCAAAAGgaatcttaaagtggcttacaaactccttcccccacaacagacaccttatgaggtaggcagggcagagagagttctgattagcccaaggttacccagcaggcttcctgggtgtaggaatggggaaacaaatccagtttaccagataactGTTCGTCACTCATGTAACGGTGTGGGGAAttaaaccgggttctccagattagagtccaccgctcttaaccactacactgtgtcCCTGAATGATATGATTTAAAATGATACCTGactgcaattttatttattttatatatttcacTTATATCCTGCCAGAGACCTGAAGagttttacattgttctcctctcttccattttatcctcaaaatgaccatgtgaagtaggttaggctgaagggGCGTGGCCGGCCCAAAGCCCAACAAGCATCCACAGCAGAAAGCATAGATTTGAACTTGAGTCACCTGGTCCCAGTTTGACTTGTGAGccctacgccacactggctctaaacGTAAGCAAATATTTGAATTCCCTATAATATGTTATGTCCATGAGATATTCTCCATGTTATAGCATGAAGCAAAGCTAACGTAAGTGATATCCGAGATCAAGCACCAGacattgtgtgttttttattattaCCGGGCAAATTatgccaccatcaccaccaccaccatacacAAAACACATATATTTAATGTGGCATCAGGACTGTGTCAAGATATTCAACCAAACAAATGTCCATGGGGCTCTATGTGGGTAGCCTTTGGCTACTATGTTACGGACACTGCCTTTTGCCTTTGCACATATGTAGACTTTATGCACAACTTTGTCTGAATGCCACAGATTTTAGGCACAATATTTCTatccccactcacccacccacccattcatTGTTTATTTAACTTCCTTAGCATCAAATACATACGAAGTGAGTACATCAGGGAGACTGAGCACACTGAGCAACATTTCTGCAAGAGCCTGTGCAGAAACaaaaggaatgaaaaagaaatgaacaTAATCACAAAAGTTATGGAAAGactaagaagaaggaaaaggaggagtcaGGAAAACAAGAAGCAATTGTGGTTTGTAGGCTGGGAGTTGGGAAAAGTTTAATGAACTATAAGAAATAGTGGGAGGAATGACAGTACCTCAATTCCGACTTTCAGTTTGTGCAAGAAGATAAAGAGGTCATGTAAAGGGGCAAAAAAACCAGTCTAAATTGCAATTGTAGAAACACTTTGTTGAGAATAAGCCCTCCTGAACAGCCCTGATTAGGGTACTTAGTAGACCtgcttaatgtattgtcaaaggctttcacagctagaattaattggcggttgtgggttttccgggctgcatggccaagACTGGTAGTTTTAgatcctaacgtttcacttgcatctatggctggcatcttcagaggcatctcacaGCACCAGgagagacctctgaagatgctgagcacagatgcaggcaaaatgctaggaTCTAAAACTGCCAGACATGGCCACACtgtcggaaaacccacaacagccagaccgGTTTAGGATGGCCTTCTTAATGCCAAGCAGCAAACTAAATTAGAAAAATGAGAGAGATACAGGATGGCTTGGGATACAGAGCAATGTTACCAGTAAGTTAAAACAGGGGAGAAGTAAAAAGTAAGCGCATTATAGAAAAGCATAAaattaagaaacaaaaaaggaatgtTGAGCTGGAAAGCTGATAAAGGCAGCCGAATGCAGCAGTCCCTGAGCAAGTTGGTCAACAACAGAAAGCATATTTTCTCCTCTCATGGGTTTGCGACGACCTTTGGGGGTCTATTCAAGCTTACAGTCTGATCACCAAACTCCCTCACCTTTTCAACACAAATATGGAAATGTCACTAAAAACTCTTCTGGTATGTTATTAATACGGGAACAGAGGAGCATTCTTCTCCACACAAAACCAAGAATGGTTCAGTTGCAACCAAGTTAACATTGgagaaggagccgcgtggcgtagtggttaagtgcttgcactgccactcacacggtcgaGAGTTCA
This window encodes:
- the LOC125443378 gene encoding protocadherin gamma-A12-like isoform X1; amino-acid sequence: MSLKQTGPALTTFHRNCKMEAVFCLIFVSVWRVVTGQIHYSIPEETEKGYLVGNVARDLKMEIKELSHHGVHIFSSGRTQYFVLNYKNGHLYTTERIDREEICGWMEKCFLDFEIIIGDSMKVYGVRVEITDINDNAPRFHSEKMELKISELTPPGSLFPLYEAQDPDLENNSLQGYGLSSNTYFSLNMQTTVDGRQYAELLLEKPMDHEEEADFNLVLTAYDGGNPVRTGTVQIQVIVLDANDNPPVFSQHLYEVSVREDVSIGTMVVTLKATDLDEGINKEVKYSFIKITTKASQIFHLDSNTGEITLAGNLDYEDCTQYEMEAQVHDGGELFDKSKVVIFVTDVNDNAPEVIITSVINMVPENSPPGTAIALLNVQDQDSAPNAEVVCSVPSNLPFQLTKSYGSYYSLVINRALDREKVTAYNITITATDHGTPSLSTSIIIPLQILDTNDNPPLFPQPSYISYLMENNQRGASVFSLKASDPDWAENSRITYSIVKNQVDNFLLPSFLSINSESGIIYALSSIDYEEFREINFLVKAQDGGSPPLSSNVSVTLFILDENDNSPQILYPSTPNDGSTGLELAPHSSEPGYLVMKVVAVDADSAQNGWLSYQLLKATEPGLFSIGLHTGEIRTARFFLDKDALKQSLVVLVKDNGQPCLSASVTVMVVLANSISESLSDISSISAPADPQLNLTFYLVVAVAFVSCLFFVFLLALLALRLHRWRSSQLCDSGSVNFSGVPVSQFVGISGVQAFLHSYCHDFSLTADSRKSNFDFPKGTSSDTLPIQQTCEIRDPFLSAEDTESFNGDSASNQVSYLCQF
- the LOC125443378 gene encoding protocadherin gamma-A11-like isoform X3, yielding MEERRTMWNCKMEAVFCLIFVSVWRVVTGQIHYSIPEETEKGYLVGNVARDLKMEIKELSHHGVHIFSSGRTQYFVLNYKNGHLYTTERIDREEICGWMEKCFLDFEIIIGDSMKVYGVRVEITDINDNAPRFHSEKMELKISELTPPGSLFPLYEAQDPDLENNSLQGYGLSSNTYFSLNMQTTVDGRQYAELLLEKPMDHEEEADFNLVLTAYDGGNPVRTGTVQIQVIVLDANDNPPVFSQHLYEVSVREDVSIGTMVVTLKATDLDEGINKEVKYSFIKITTKASQIFHLDSNTGEITLAGNLDYEDCTQYEMEAQVHDGGELFDKSKVVIFVTDVNDNAPEVIITSVINMVPENSPPGTAIALLNVQDQDSAPNAEVVCSVPSNLPFQLTKSYGSYYSLVINRALDREKVTAYNITITATDHGTPSLSTSIIIPLQILDTNDNPPLFPQPSYISYLMENNQRGASVFSLKASDPDWAENSRITYSIVKNQVDNFLLPSFLSINSESGIIYALSSIDYEEFREINFLVKAQDGGSPPLSSNVSVTLFILDENDNSPQILYPSTPNDGSTGLELAPHSSEPGYLVMKVVAVDADSAQNGWLSYQLLKATEPGLFSIGLHTGEIRTARFFLDKDALKQSLVVLVKDNGQPCLSASVTVMVVLANSISESLSDISSISAPADPQLNLTFYLVVAVAFVSCLFFVFLLALLALRLHRWRSSQLCDSGSVNFSGVPVSQFVGISGVQAFLHSYCHDFSLTADSRKSNFDFPKGTSSDTLPIQQTCEIRDPFLSAEDTESFNGDSASNQVSYLCQF
- the LOC125443378 gene encoding protocadherin gamma-A11-like isoform X2 produces the protein MLSAVDACWALGRPPVFCLIFVSVWRVVTGQIHYSIPEETEKGYLVGNVARDLKMEIKELSHHGVHIFSSGRTQYFVLNYKNGHLYTTERIDREEICGWMEKCFLDFEIIIGDSMKVYGVRVEITDINDNAPRFHSEKMELKISELTPPGSLFPLYEAQDPDLENNSLQGYGLSSNTYFSLNMQTTVDGRQYAELLLEKPMDHEEEADFNLVLTAYDGGNPVRTGTVQIQVIVLDANDNPPVFSQHLYEVSVREDVSIGTMVVTLKATDLDEGINKEVKYSFIKITTKASQIFHLDSNTGEITLAGNLDYEDCTQYEMEAQVHDGGELFDKSKVVIFVTDVNDNAPEVIITSVINMVPENSPPGTAIALLNVQDQDSAPNAEVVCSVPSNLPFQLTKSYGSYYSLVINRALDREKVTAYNITITATDHGTPSLSTSIIIPLQILDTNDNPPLFPQPSYISYLMENNQRGASVFSLKASDPDWAENSRITYSIVKNQVDNFLLPSFLSINSESGIIYALSSIDYEEFREINFLVKAQDGGSPPLSSNVSVTLFILDENDNSPQILYPSTPNDGSTGLELAPHSSEPGYLVMKVVAVDADSAQNGWLSYQLLKATEPGLFSIGLHTGEIRTARFFLDKDALKQSLVVLVKDNGQPCLSASVTVMVVLANSISESLSDISSISAPADPQLNLTFYLVVAVAFVSCLFFVFLLALLALRLHRWRSSQLCDSGSVNFSGVPVSQFVGISGVQAFLHSYCHDFSLTADSRKSNFDFPKGTSSDTLPIQQTCEIRDPFLSAEDTESFNGDSASNQVSYLCQF